TTTTCTGGGAGGCGCGGTTGTGGAATCCGTGATCGCTGAGGAACTGAATTCATTCCGGCGTGTGGTGAAGGGGAAGAACAAGGTCCAGCCGCCGAAGGTCACCCGCCTGAAAAAACCGGAAGGGATGGCTTTGGAAGAATGGCAGATCGCGCTTCGGCGCGACTACGGGCGCGAACAAAAGTTTGGGCTGAAAAACCTCGGGAGCGATCCGATTTTTTCCGAGTTTTCCGTGACGAACCCTCAGAGCGGCGGAACTTACCGCGTCCTGATCCGCGGGAGAAATCCCGGCGACAACTACTGCTCCTGCCCCGACTTTTCGGTCAACACGCTCGGGACGTGTAAACATATCGAGTTCACGCTCGCCAAGCTGGAGCGGAAACGTTCCGGCCTCGCTCTTCTCAAGCGCGGATTCCGGCCCGAGTACTCGGAGGTCTACCTTCGCTACAACGCCAAGAGGGAGGTCGCATTCCGACCCGGCGCGGCCTGCCCGCCGGCGTTACTCAAAATCGTCCGGCGGTATTTCGATGGGCAACAGATCCTCAAACCCGAAGCGTATGTCCGGTTCGAGAAATTTCTCAAGGAAGCCCAGGCCGCCGGAGCGGAGCTCCGCTGTTACGAAGAGGCGATCGGCTACGTGGCCCAGGTGCGGGACGAGCAAAGGCGCCGCAGGCTCATCGATGAAGCCTGTCCCGAAGGAATTCAAAGTCCGGCGTTTCTGAATCTGATCAAAGTTCCGATGTATGAGTACCAGCGGGAGGGGGCTCTTTTCACGGCCAAGTCCGGGCGTTCGCTTCTCGCCGACGACATGGGTCTGGGCAAGACCGTCCAGGCGCTGGCCGCGGCGGAAATCCTGGCCCGCACCGTCGGGATCCAACGGGTTCTCGTCGTCTGCCCCACGTCGCTCAAGCACCAGTGGAAACAGGAGATCGAGAAATTCACGGAACGAAGCGCGGAAGTGATCGAGGGGGCGCTTGCGGTCCGATCGAAAGGCTATCGGAGCGAGACGTTTTACAAGATCACGAACTACGACGTCATCCACCGCGATCTTGAGCTAATTCACGCCTGGGAACCGGACCTGATCGTCCTCGACGAGGCGCAGCGGATCAAGAACTGGAAAACCCGCACAGCGCAAAACGTGAAAAAGCTCCGCTCCGAATATGCGATCGTCCTGACCGGCACGCCGCTCGAAAACCGCCTGGAGGAACTTCATTCGATCGTCCAGTTCGTCGACCGGTATCACCTGGGCCCCCTGTTCCGTTTCCTGGACGAGCATCAGAGCACCGACGAGTTGGGAAAAGTGACCGGATACCGGAACCTTTCGAAGATCTCACAGACGCTCAAATCGGTCCTCCTCCGCCGAAACAAAAAAGAGGTCCTGACGCAACTCCCGGAGCGGATTGATAAGAATTTCTTTGTCCCCATGACGGAACCGCAGATGCAGCACCATGATGACAACCGCGACATTGTCGTACGGATCGTCGCGAAGTGGAGGCGGTACAAGTTTCTCTCCGAAGCGGATCAGCGCAGGCTGATGATCGCCCTTCAGTTCATGCGGATGTCGTGCAACAGCACGTACCTTTTGGATAAGACAACGGATTTCGGAGTTAAAGCCGACGAATTGGTCTCCCTGCTTGGGGAGATCTTCGAGCGGCCGGACGCGAAGGTCGTGGTCTTTAGTCAGTGGGTTCGGACGCATGAAATCCTGGAAGGGAGATTCAAGGCCCGGAAATGGAAGTACGTTTTGTTTCATGGAGGTGTGCCGGGCCGGAAACGAAAAGACTTGATCCAACAGTTCAAGGAGGATCCCGACTGCCGGGTTTTCCTGTCGACGGACGCCGGCGGCGTCGGACTCAATCTGCAAAACGCCTCGGCCGTGGTGAACATGGACCAGCCGTGGAACCCGGCGGTCTTGGAGCAGCGGATTGGCCGTGTTCACCGCCTGGGGCAGCACCGTCCGATCCAGGTCGTGAATTTCATCGCCCAGGGAACGATCGAACATGGGATGCTGAACCTCCTCCGGTTCAAGAAGTCGATGTTTGCCGGCGTCCTGGACGGCGGGGAGGACGAAGTTTTCCTCGGCGGTTCGCGGCTCAGCCAATTCATGGAGACGGTGGAGAACGTCTCCGGAGGCATTCCCGCCCCCATGCCGCGCGAGACGGGCAACGGCGCCGAGGCAGCACAAGCGGACGATCCGACACCCGGAGACGGGAAGGGCGAAGCGGCCGCCGTCGGAAAGACTGCGCCCGCGCGAAAGGACCGCCTCGCGGGACAGCCGATGTCGGACCAGGAGGTTTGGGCGAAAACCATCTCAGCCGGTCTTTCCCTCCTCCAACGGTTCGGCGAGATCCTTCAAACAACCGCGCATCCATCTTCAGACAAGGCGCCCTCCGAGCGATCCACGCCGCTGATCGCCCGCGATGAAACTACGGGCGAGCCGTTTTTGAAATTGCCGGTGCCCAAACCGGAGGTTCTGCAAAAAATAGCCGATCTCCTCGCCGCGTTCACCACTCCGACGCATGGCTCGCCATCGGCATAGAGACCGGGAGAAGTCAGAGCGGCAGCGGTACTTGAGACGCAAACGCGAAGAAAAAAGCGTTTCTCTTCGACCAAGAGGTGTCGCGTTCTCTGGGACAAGTAGATCGGGAAGAGTGGGAATTCGCACTTTCGATTCATGGCGGGAACGTCGCTCAGGCGGCTCGACAGTGCGGACTGGATGGGATCCCGACCAGCGCCAAGGCCCTTTGGGGGCGATCGTCCGAAGAGGCGGCTGGAACTTATCGGAGATGGCGGGATCGGGTGAAGAAATAGGCTTTCGCTTCGAGCCGACGGTCTGGTGGCCCATTTGGGACGAGATCCGGCGCTGGTTTGACGAAAATCCGAAGACGTTTTGAGGCCGCAAAAGTTGCGCCCGAGGAACCGTCGCAACTTTTGCAGTTAGCCCTGCTCGTTTGAATTTCGTTGCCGACTCGCGACGCCTTGCCTTTGACGAGCAACCTCGTGCCAGGCTTCGCATGTCACTGCGGTTGCGCCGGCCTTCGGCCCGAGGGGAGCGGGACCGCCAATGAACGTAGAACGGCTCGGGATTTATTTTAGCGGGGGCTAAATGTGCCCGGCCGCGCGTGAGTTCCGCCAGAACAATTAGTTGTATAAATTAATAATATTAAATATTTAATAATGTATTGCACTAATTACATACTCGGAGTAAAGTAAGACATCATGTTTAACTTCGAACAGATTTTGCGCGAGCTGGATGAACGCATTGAAAAGGAGAATGAGCGGAGACGGGCTGACGAAATAACTTCATATCCGAAAATGAAAATTCTGCTTCTGGGTCAAATGGGCCTCTTTGCTCATCCGGACGAGTTGGAGGCGAAATTACATCTTGTTGGAACCGCGGACGTAGACGCGAAAATCCAGGCGGAGTACAGCCTGGTGCAGCTGTTTGAAAAAGTGTTGGAAGCTTTTGGGCTGGAATACGATCGGGACAGCCATCTTGTTTGGGTTCCGCCTGAGAGTACCCAAATCACAATTTTTGAGACTCCGCGTTTGAAGTGTGACGTTGTGAATCCTCTCTATTTGCTGACGTCGAAGGCCATAAAAGCAAAAGAGAAGAACAGAATATTGATCAAGCAGGCATTAAAAATATACGGACGAGAGCTGGAAAGTCTCATTCGACAACATGGTGGCGATCCGAACTACTTCAAGAAATAATGAATTGAAAAAATGACAAACGAAATCGACAGAAACTACCAAAATCGAAGAACAAAGCGCGTGCTGGGTTTCCTTGCAGCAAAGGGATTATTGATTGTTCCGTGGGTTAAAGCGCGACCCACAGGCAAGTTGCGGGTTCCAGACGTGCTTTGGGTTGCGAAAAATGTCGAGCCAAGAGTGTTGGAGGTTCTGCCTGCGGCACTCCTTCATTTCCCGGCGGCTTTCCTGCAAAAGGACCGGCTACCGAAAGATGTGAGAGCGGTACTTGCACAAATCAAAAAAGGAGAGAAGGCCGATCGAATGGTGCGAGGCATTCCATTCAAGAATTTTCAGCGATGGACTGAGAGAATACTTCCGGATCGGAGAACGAAGCCACTTTCACGTCAAAGGCGAATCACAAAATCGTTCCGGTTTCCTCAGCACATTGCTGAGGGCATTCGTCAGCAAGCCTCGTTGAGAGGCCTAGGAGAAAGTCAGTACCTCGAAAGCCTGGTTCGCAAGGATTTGGCACCTTAAATGAGAGAATACGTGGTTCGAGCCGACGGTCTGGTGGTCCAAACTGGCCAAAGTTCGAACGTTTTTCAATGAAAATCCGGATGGATTTTGAGGCCGCAAGGGCCGCGCCGGAGGAACCGTCACGGCCCTTGCAGTTCGCCCTGCTCGTTTGAAATCTTTCGCCAATTCGGAACGCCTTGCCTTTGATGAGCAACCTCGTGCCAGGCTTCGCCTGTCACTTCAGTTGCATTCGCCCCGAGGGGAGCGGGACCAACCTAATGGCAAATGGCTCGGGACTTATTATAGCGGGGGCTTAAGGTGCTCTCGCGGATATCATCATGGGTAAAGAATTTAGAACAAGAGTTAGGTCAAGCCGCTGCGCGTGCTGAGGTGCGGAAGCGTTTCGGAAGAGACCTCAACTTTCTCGATGCGTGGTACACGTCCATCGCTGTCTGTGCATTCAGCCAAAAGTCAGGGGACATGCCGAATGCAGCGCCCAGTTTCAACGCCATCTCAGCTGTGACCGACGTTCGGCCGTTGACGATCCGGTTTACCACCTTAATGTCACACCCCAAATGCTGCGCCACTTGTTTTTGAGAGAGGCCTAGCGGTTTTAGAAACTCCTCGGAAAGAATCTCCCCAGGAGTCGTCGGCCTTCTTTTCACAACAAACATTTTTTACCCTCCTACCCGTGATAATACGTCACACGTACGTCCACCGGACCTAATGCGGACCACCGAAAAACAATCCGCCACTGATCGTTGACGCGAATACTGAACAAGCCGGTCAAACTTCCTTTCAGGGCCTCCAACCGATTGCCGGGCGGTGATCTGAGGTCGTCCAATCTTGCTGCGTAGTGCAACATATCCAACTTTCGCTTGACGATGCCCTTGGCGTTGGCCCATTTGACGCCTTTGTCGACGCGCCCGGTTTCGAAGAATCGCCGGCACGGGTCGTCGGCGAATGACTGAATCGGCATCGCCGATTTTATACCACATATTGGTATACCTAGATAAGGTAATAATAACAGTTTTTGCTAAACTGTGTCTAGGCTCGAGGGAGTTTGAAACGTGTTTACAAGATGTGTGGCTCGAACAGGACCGCTCAAAGCAAATGATCCATAATTCCAAAGCCTTAGCTGGGCGGGCCTTAGTCTACCAACATGATTTTACGGTTTGGTGGAGCTGAACGGGATCGAACCGTCGACCTCTTGAATGCCATTCAAGCGCTCTCCCAGCTGAGCTACAGCCCCATCGGCGGAAAGAGTTAACATTGAACTTTCGAAGAATCAATTTGGCGTTGTCTTTGTTGTCGCTGGGAGAGCGCTGAAGACGCGGTTTATTATACGTGGGGCCCTCCATCGCGTGATCGCGATGGCTCCTCCCAGGGCAGCTGAGCTACAGCCCCATCGGCGGAAAGAGTTAACATTGAACTTTCGAAGAATCAATTTGGCGTTGTCTTTGTTGTCGCTGGGAGAGCGCTGAAGACGCGGTTTATTCAGCTTAGCTGCAGTTCGACGTCGTGATCGGAGTTAGCGGCTCTGGCGGGCCTTTTCTTGCATCTCGATCTTTTGGGCGTCGATGCGTTCGGAAAGCCGATCGATCTCGTGAATCAATCCGTCGATCTCCGGCGAAACCAGACGGCCCGATTTGCAGAGTCGGTAGGTTTCCTCTCCCAAAGTGCGGTAGAGGGTTACCCGATCCCGCTGCATCCGCGCGGTGTTGAATTTGATTTTTCCAACCCGCGAGACTTTCAGAAGCCCTTCGCGGCCGCGTTCCAGAGCCTCACGAGCCTTGGACCACGCTTTGTCTCTGCGCGAATCGGTCGAAGGGGATTTCGGCGCGTCGGCCATGGACCGTACCCTAACAGGCACCGGGCGGCGGATCAAGCCGCGGCGTCTGAAACGGTGCCTTCATAATAGTTTCGAAAGTAGATCGCCGCGGACCAGAGCGCGAGAGCAAGAGCGGCGTAAAGCAAGACGCCTCCGAGTTCCATCCATTCGATCCCCAGCCAACGATTCTCCGGGCCGAGCAACAAAAAAGCGATCGCAAATCCTTCCAACCAAGTTTTGATTTTTGCGCTCAGGATGGAGGGGATGAAGATTCCTTCACTTCCGGCCAAGCTCCGAAGGCCGCTGACGGCGATTTCGCGACTTAACAAAAGAATCGCCGTGATCACTTGCACGCGGTGCAGATGAATCAACATCAAGAGGGCCGCGAGAACGAGGAGTTTATCGGCCATCGGGTCCATGATCTTTCCCAACCGCGTGATCGTCTTTGTCCGCCGCGCGATCATCCCGTCGAAAAAATCGGTCCAGAAAGCGAATCCGAACAGCGCCGCCGCCCAAAAGTCGTTCCACGCGGTATTCCGCCCATAGACAAGCGCCACGACGGCGGGAATCGCGACGATTCGGATGGCCGTTAATGCATTCGGTAAATTGTAGACCCGACTAGAGGGGATTGGGCTGCTGTTGATCGGCGAGGACATCGTGCGGGAAAGTGACCGGCGTAAGCTCCTGGAATCGGTCGTAATACTTTCGCACCTTCTTCACGTAGTCAACCGTCTCGGGAAAGGGGGGCACCCCTCCGTACTTTGTGATCGCCCCGGGTCCCGCGTTGTATGCGGCCACGGCAAGTTCCACGTCCCCTTGAAACTGTTCGAGGAGTTGCTTGAGGTAGCGAATCCCTCCCCGGAGGTTTTCTTTCGGATCGTGGGGGTTGAAGACTCCCAACTGCTCTGCGGTCGTGGGCATCAGTTGCATCAAGCCTCGGGCCCCTTTTTTCGAGACGGCCATCGGGTCGTATTCGGATTCGGCTTTGACCACCGCCTCGATGAGGGAAGGAGTGACGTTGTACTGCGAGCTGTAACGTGAGATCAATTTCCGGAGTTCTTCCCGAGGAATCCGGATGGCCGCAATACGGAACGGGTCTTCGTTTCGAAGCTTATAAATGGAGAACTGAGCATGGTCGGGCGGTTCATCCGCGAAGTGAATGGTTCCGTCGGCGTCGGTGAACGTAAAAAAATCGGCCCTTACCGGTCCCGACAACAGGACCAGGGCGAGGGGCATCAGAGCCGAAAATTTCTGAAAGAGTGCGGTCATCGAGGATAAAGTCTTATCAGCGGAACTTTCGTAATTATTCTAGCAAAGATTGCAATTCGGCGGAACAAGTTTAATCTATTGAAATTATACTATATTTTATGGTAAATTTCGGGTCTTTCGGACAGGGGAAGGTGCTTCGTCGAAAAAGCGACTATTTCTTATTTTAAGTTGCGGTTGGGTCATTCCTCCCAGGTGTCTACGACGCCGTCATAATTGAGATCCCGGGCTGTTCTTTGAAGTTTGTCTTGAGCGTAATACATCCATTCATCCGGTTTCCCGTCGCCGTTGGTGTCCCGCTCAACCCGCGCCAGAGCGCCTTTCTCAAAAAAACGCCAGGTGTCCATCTTTCCCGAGAAGTTGTGGGAAGATTCGATTCTGACCAGCGCCCCATCAATATAGTGTTCGATAAGGTCATTTCGACCGTCAAAGTCCAGGTCCAGGGTGAAAAGAAGGGGCTTCCCTTGAGCGAATTTCTTTTGAAAATCGACCTTTCCATCTCCGTTTAAGTCAACTTCTTCTCTAACGATTTCAGAGGGTTGCCCGTTCTGGCCTTTCTTCAACCACCGCCAGGTATCCGGCCGGCCGCGCCGAGCGACGTCCAGCTTAACAAACTCGAGTCCTTTCTCAGGTTCTTTGGAGGTCACGGGCTTTGGACCCGTTGCAGAACTGCATCCATGGCCGAACAGCGCTACAAGGGCGAGCGCCCCGAGGAGGTGCTTAGTGTTGACAATATATATATGGGCACGTAATGTCATTCTCATTGCTACGGTGGTGGGAGCTGATTTTTCCTAAATCGATTGGGGCCGCTCATGTCGCGTAAAAAAATATCCACAACGGTTTATATCACTGAAGACCAGAACGAGAAGCTAAAGCTTCTCAACAAGAAAACCAAAGTACCGGTCGCAGAGTTCATACGCCAGGGAATCGATATGGTTTTGGAACGGTACAAGAACCAGATCCCCGGCCAAATGTCTTTCACCTAAAAAATGTCCCGATATGTCGTTACCGGCGGGGCTGGGTTCATCGGCTCGCACCTTGTCGAACGTCTTTGGTCAAATGGCCACGAGGTCGTGGCCATCGACAATCTTATGACCGGACGTATCGCGAATCTCGATGGGCTCCGCGGAAAAACCCGGTATCAATTTGTCGAGGCCGACGTTTCCGATCGGTTTCCAGACGTCGGAAAAGCCGATGGGGTGTTTCATATGGCGTCGCCCGCCAGCCCGAAGGACTTTGTTCCGCTCGCGATTCCGATTCTCCGCGTCGGTTCGCTCGGAACGATGCACGCTTTGGAATATTCCCTCAAACAGGGGAGCTGGTTTCTGCTGGCCTCCACCAGCGAGGTCTACGGTGATCCCGAAGTTCATCCCCAGCGGGAAGATTACTTCGGAAATGTGAATCCGATCGGCGTTCGCGGGGTTTACGACGAATCCAAGCGTTTCGCGGAGGCTTTGACCATGGCCTATCACCGCAACAAAAAGGTTTCGACCTCCATCGTCCGGATTTTCAACACGTACGGCCCTCGAATGCGGTTGAACGACGGCCGAGTCATCCCAAATTTTATATCTCAGGCTCTGCATGGCGAGCCGTTGACGATCTATGGCGACGGCCTCCAAACCCGAAGCCTTTGTTACGTGGATGACCTGGTGGACGGGATTGTTCGCTTTGCCGACAAGAGGCCGGTGGAACCGATTAATCTCGGCAACGACCATGAAATGACGGTGAAACTCCTGGCCGAAACCATCGTTCACCTCACCCAATCCAGGAGTTCTTACTCGTTCACGCCGCTGCCCGAAGATGATCCGAAACAGCGCTGCCCCGTTTTGACCAGAGCCCAGAAGACCCTCGGATGGTCTCCATCCACGAAGCTGGAGGTCGGTCTTCAAAAGACGATCGACTATTTCAGGAAGATCCTTTGAGGCGTGCCGGCTTTTTCTACTTCGCGATCTGCCTTCTTTGGTTCCCTTCGGTTTTTTTAAACTTCTCTTCCTCCCTGGCGGGAATTCCGGGGGATAACTACCTTTTTGTCTGGCACAACTGGTGGCTTGCGCATTCCCTGTTTGTCGGGCGGAGCCCTTTTTTCACGAAGGCGGTTTTTTTTCCGGAGGGGATCTCCCTCGGAACGCATACGCTGTCGCTTCTCAATTCCATCCCCGGCGCATTTCTATCGTTCTTTTTGAACCCTGTTCAGACGTACAACCTTCAGTGGCTTCTCACGTTCGTGTTGTCGTCCACGGCCATGTACGCCGTGGCATTTGACGCGAGCGGAGCGCGATTAGGCTCTTTATTAGCCGGTTTCGTTTTTGGTTTTTCCTATTTTCGTCTATCGCACGGTTTGGGGCACCTCAACCTCTTGAGTACCTACTTTCTTCCGGCGGTGGTTCTGTTCGCCCATCGTTACTTCGTCGGCGGCGGAAAGAAGAACTTTGTCCTCCTGGTGGGGAGTGTCGTTCTCACCGGCTACGGCGACTGGTACCACCTGGTCGCGGCGTTGATCATTACGATCGTTATTTGGGCGCTTCAGCTGTCTCGATGGCCGGGCATTATTCGAGATCGGCGTTGTATCGTCGCGATCGCAACATCGTTGGTATTTCTCCTCCCCATCTTGATACCTCTTTTCCAAAATATGAGAGCCGCGACTCTCGTTCTTGAAAAACCGGGTCCGGATAACTCCGCCGATCTTTGGGCGATCTTCGTTCCGAATTTCCATCCCTTTTTGGCCGGCCGAGAGCGCATCCTGGCGTTTTTTGCCGCAAATCCTTACGAGCGAAGCGTATATCTGGGATGGGTGTCGTTTGGGTTCGCTCTCTGTGGCTGGTTTCACGCTCCAAAGCGTTGGGCCCGCCTCGGAGGAATTCTCATCCTCTTCGGTTTCGCTCTTGCCGTCGGTCCGGCCGTTTATTGGAAAGGATCGGCGATCGTTTCCTCACCCTGGACACCGTACGCCCTCCTTTCCAATTTCGTTCCGGGCGTCATTCATTTTCGCGCGCCTTCACGCTTCCTCATCCTGACGTTTCTTGGAATGTGCCTGCTGATTCCTTTTGGCATTCAAGAGATTCAAACCTGGATGGCAAATCACCTGAAATCGGATGCGGTCACAAAAGGAGCGCTAGGAGTTCTCTTGGGGCTTGCGGCGCTGGAGCTTTATCCGGGTGACTATCCCATGACGCCCCATCGCCTTCCGGCGATCTATCAAACGATTGCGCGTGATAAGGAAAAATTCGCCGTGGCCGAATTTCCCCTCCACTCCGGAATGTTTTTTCCCAAGTATCCCGGATGGCAAGATCGAATTTTTCAGTACTATCAAGTCTACCACGGCAAGCCACTTCTCTGTGGATACACAGCGCGGGCGGACCTCACGGCCATCGGATTCTTAGAAACATTTATGCGTTCGAGTTTGGACGGGACGCTCGATGCCGCCTGGTTTGAACGGCAAAAAATTCGGTTCGCTCTGTTTCACGTCGATCGCCTGGAGCCACAAACCTACGCCCGTTACTGGGGGAATTTATCCCGATGGGGTCGCGAGGTTCCTTCCGGGGATCCCGCGATTCGCGCACTTCAGTTTTATTGAGCCGCTCTTCCTCAATGGCGTTAGGCGCACGAGCTTCTCGGCGCCGGGGACCCCGTCGAACAAATAGGATACGAATGGCGCACCCCTCAAAAACAGGTTAAAAGAGCCGGCCGGAAATTGTAGGTGAGTACCTGAGCTTCATGCCCATGGACAGAATTCGAAATTTTTCAATCATCGCGCATATCGATCACGGAAAATCGACGTTGGCCGATCGATTTCTGGAAATGACGGGGGCGCTGTCAAAGCGGGAAATGAAAGAGCAATACCTCGACCGGATGGACTTGGAGCGGGAGCGGGGGATCACGATCAAAGCGCAGACCGCGCGATTGGAGTATCGCGCAAAAAGCGGCGGGACGTATCAGTTCAACTTGATCGATACTCCCGGCCACGTCGATTTCTCCTACGAAGTGTCTCGAAGTTTGGTCGCGTGCGAAGGGGTTATTTTGCTGGTCGATGCCTCCCAAGGCGTTCAGGCGCAGACCTTGGCGCATGTGTATCAGGCGATCGAACATCATCTCGAAGTCATTTTGGTCTGGAACAAGATCGATCTTCCCAGCTCGGATGTGGATCGAGCCCGTCGGGAGGTGGAAGACGTGATCGGTCTGGACACAAAAGACGCCATCGCCATCAGCGCGAAGGAAGGGACCCATGTCTCGGAAGTCTTGGAGGCGGTCGTCGCCCGGATCCCTCCTCCCAAAGGGTCCGTGAACGCTCCGCTCAAGGCGCTTCTCTTCGATAGCTGGTACGACCCGTATCTCGGCGTCGTCTGTCTCATGCGGCTTTTCGACGGAACGCTCAAGAAAGGGGACCACATTCGATTCATGGCGACGCGACAGGAGTTTGAGGTCGAGCGCGTGGGAGTCCTCAATCCCGAGCCCTATTTGGTGGACGAATTATCCGCCGGAGAGGTCGGATTCGTGGCGGCCGCCATCAAGGATGTCCGGGAAACGAAAATCGGCGATACGGTGACGAATCCGGACCGCCCCACGGCGGCCCCATTCGCCGGATTTCGGATCGTGAAGCCGATGGTTTTCTGCGGGATCTTTCCGACGGCGGAGCAGGAATTCGACGAGCTTCGGGACGCTCTGGAAAAACTTCGTCTCAACGACGCGTCGTTCAGCTTCGAACCGGAAACTTCGGCGGCGCTCGGCTTCGGATTTCGATGCGGGTTTTTGGGATTGCTTCACATGGAAATCATTCAGGAACGCCTGGAGCGGGAATTCCAGGTGGATGTCATTACGACGGCGCCGACGGTGGTTTATAAGATCAAGAAATTGAACGGGGAAGTCGTGGAGATCGACAATCCTTCGAAGTTGCCGCCGATTCAGGAGATCGACGAAATTCAGGAGCCGCGGATTACCGCCACGATTCACACGCCGAACGAATATGTCGGCGCGATCCTCGCGTTATGCGAGGGGAGGAGGGGGAAGCAGGTCGCCATGGAATTCCCGACGCCTTCGAAAGTCATTCTCAAGTACGACCTTCCGTTCAACGAGATCGTCTTTGATTTCTACGACAAGCTTAAATCGGTCTCGCGCGGCTACGCTTCGCTCGACTACGAGTTCACAAGATTCGAAGCTTCCGAACTGATCAAACTCGACATGCTGATCAACGGCGAAAAGGTGGATGCGCTCTCCCTGATCGTTCATCGCGACGTTTCGTACCATCGGGGGCGGGAGCTGGCGAAGCGGATGAAGGAAGTCATTCCGCGCCAGATGTTCGAGGTGGCGATTCAGGCGTCGATCGGAAACAAAGTAATCGCGCGCGAGTCTCTTTCGGCATTGAGGAAGAACGTCACGGCGAAGTGTTACGGGGGGGACATCACCCGGAAAAGGAAGCTGCTGGAACGCCAAAAAGAGGGTAAGCGGCGGATGAAGCGCGTCGGGCGTGTGGACCTACCGCAGGAAGCCTTCCTCGCTATTCTCAAGGTTGAGTGACGTGATAAAGGCAGCGGAGATCGGCCGCGGCTTTGTGAAGTGCCCGATCCCGTGTCCAAAGTGTCGCCCGGTTCAAGGTGGTTTCCTGGAGAAGGAGTACGTCGATCGCGGAGAGGCCGCTTCCGCCCAGCGAGTGGTCTTCGACAAAATGCGAAGCGTCGTCCGGCAGCGCGGGGATTTCAGGCCGTCGGACGCCCTGGAAATGCCTTCGGAGAAAGGCTCGTTCGTTTCGGTTTCGCATGC
The sequence above is a segment of the Bdellovibrionota bacterium genome. Coding sequences within it:
- a CDS encoding PIN domain-containing protein, whose protein sequence is MAAGNVDLVLADTSIWVDHLKRGNVPGFADLLVHDQILLSAYVELELLCGMRNRNERAFLRRHFQGVRRPEIPALPDDASHFVEDHSLGGSGLSAIDVLLLQETTLNRATLWTRDRALHKAAADLRCLYHVTQP